One region of Chryseobacterium muglaense genomic DNA includes:
- a CDS encoding YihY/virulence factor BrkB family protein yields the protein MALKIPKFIVKFQKFLDDIHLPVLGISLWQMFQIYISGIFKGNIGRKAAAISWSFTLSLFPFLLFLLSVIPYMPHYDKLQFYIFEVLMHNIFPSNIEGDVRNYIEDNIIPNMKGISNLTILVALVFATNGTFSLINGFNENSEEKLSDVKEFILSFFITIGFVSIIFLALFGVYYTEVVLKDFSPGYNLSWIVRNLSKIIGFVSFPLFYFILLAMFYWLGTVKIIRFRQAIPGAILTTVLFIVTTYFFALYVKNIARYNVLYGSIGSMILLMVWVNVNVYLLLFGNELNMALRKLRIEKLLSDEIKREAKNYHAEKTEPNLEGDDEHKRPYIKNNEK from the coding sequence ATGGCTTTAAAAATTCCTAAATTTATCGTAAAATTTCAAAAATTTCTAGACGACATCCATCTTCCGGTACTCGGGATATCGCTGTGGCAGATGTTTCAGATTTATATTTCAGGAATTTTTAAAGGTAATATTGGGCGGAAGGCGGCTGCTATTTCATGGAGCTTTACCTTAAGTTTATTCCCCTTTTTACTGTTTTTACTTTCTGTAATTCCATATATGCCGCATTATGATAAGCTTCAGTTTTATATTTTTGAAGTTTTAATGCACAATATTTTTCCATCAAATATCGAAGGCGATGTAAGAAATTATATTGAAGATAATATTATTCCTAATATGAAGGGAATTAGCAATTTAACGATTCTTGTTGCCTTGGTTTTTGCCACGAACGGTACTTTTTCTTTAATTAACGGTTTTAATGAAAATTCAGAAGAAAAACTCAGCGATGTAAAAGAATTTATACTTTCATTTTTTATCACAATAGGCTTTGTAAGTATCATATTTTTAGCACTTTTCGGGGTGTATTATACCGAAGTTGTTTTGAAAGATTTTTCGCCAGGTTATAATTTATCGTGGATTGTAAGGAATCTCTCCAAAATTATTGGTTTTGTATCGTTTCCGCTCTTTTATTTTATACTGTTAGCGATGTTTTATTGGTTGGGAACGGTGAAAATTATTAGATTCAGACAGGCAATTCCTGGTGCTATTTTAACGACTGTTTTGTTTATAGTAACTACTTATTTCTTTGCGCTGTATGTTAAAAACATCGCCCGTTACAACGTTCTTTACGGGTCAATTGGAAGCATGATTTTATTAATGGTTTGGGTGAATGTAAATGTATATCTGCTACTTTTTGGAAACGAGCTGAATATGGCATTGAGGAAATTAAGAATAGAAAAATTACTTTCAGACGAAATCAAAAGAGAGGCAAAAAATTATCACGCCGAAAAAACGGAACCTAATTTAGAAGGTGATGATGAACACAAAAGACCTTACATTAAAAATAATGAAAAATAA